Proteins from one Ahaetulla prasina isolate Xishuangbanna chromosome 2, ASM2864084v1, whole genome shotgun sequence genomic window:
- the LOC131191232 gene encoding zinc finger protein 124-like, giving the protein MEGQHPTDAEIRKGPPAAQPWSCGKNGASPGWRSHKEASNSSEVQCCHFRKVQFQEGSRPRDVCTQLHYLCCQWLQPEKHTKAQMLDLVLLEQFLAVLPPEMARWVRECGAETSSQAVSLAEGFLLTQEEENMQEELQKSMESVTEYPKEGKHSFRSSQELLFRENFQKDQSQDATGLAELLLQDVVSFEEVAVYFSKEEWAHLDADQKELYREVMLENSRNLAYLGFKGQENKNCKEELQAIHSKGGKRKFVDQIQPKRDETLQSRSGIKTSLPQVSWLPNHTVIETAESTYTSMEYGKTFNKSGHLISHKKKHSEEKRFTCMECGKTFRYNYTFIIHQRIHKGERPYKCMECGKSFTRSSHLNSHKWIHTEEKPYQCMECGKTFAFNSQLNSHKGIHSRERPYECMECGKTFTCSNKLNSHKRIHSGERPYKCMECGKSFTRSSHLNSHKGIHSGERPYKCMECGKSFTCSSNLNSHKRIHSGEKPYQCIECGKSFTRSNGLNSHKRSHTRVI; this is encoded by the exons ATGGAGGGACAACACCCAACAGATGCAGAAATTAGAAAAGGCCCCCCAGCTGCTCAGCCTTGGAGCTGTGGGAAGAATGGGGCAAGTCCTGGATGGAGGAGCCACAAAGAGGCATCCAATAGTTCAGAGGTCCAATGCTGTCACTTCAGAAAAGTGCAGTTTCAGGAGGGGAGCCGTCCCCGAGATGTTTGCACTCAGCTTCACTACCTTTGTTGTCAGTGGCTGCAACCAGAAAAACACACCAAGgctcagatgctggacctggtgctcCTGGAGCAATTCTTGGCTGTCCTTCCCCCAGAGATGGCAAGatgggtgcgggagtgtggagcagagaccagttcCCAGGCAGTGTCCCTGGCCGAAGGCTTCTTGCTGACTCAGGAGGAGGAAAACATGCAAGAAGAGTTGCAG AAATCCATGGAATCTGTGACTGAGTATCCTAAGGAGGGGAAACATTCATTCAGATCTTCTCAAGAGCTGCTCTTCAGGGAGAACTTTCAGAAAGATCAAAGTCAAGACGCTACGGGTTTAGCTGAACTGCTACTTCAG GATGTTGTGTCCTTTGAGGAAGTGGCCGTGTATTTCTCCAAGGAGGAGTGGGCTCACCTGGATGCTGACCAAAAAGAGCTCTACAGAGAAGTCATGCTGGAAAATTCCAGGAATCTGGCTTACCTGG gcTTTAAGGGGCAAGAGAATAAGAATTGCAAGGAAGAACTCCAAGCGATCCATTcgaaaggggggaaaaggaaatTCGTAGATCAGATTCAACCAAAAAGGGATGAAACACTGCAATCAAGAAGTGGAATTAAAACAAGTCTTCCTCAGGTGAGTTGGCTTCCTAACCATACAGTGATCGAGACAGCGGAAAGTACATATACATCCATGGAGTATGGAAAGACGTTTAATAAATCCGGTCATCTCATTTCTCATAAAAAGAAACATTCTGAAGAGAAACGATTTacctgcatggagtgtggaaagaccttccgTTATAATTACACTTTTATAattcatcaaaggatccacaaagGAGAAAGGCCttataaatgtatggagtgtggaaagagttttacTCGTAGCAGTCATCTTAATTCCCACAAGTGGATCCACACAGaagagaagccatatcaatgcatggagtgtggaaagacctttgcttttAACAGTCAACTTAATTCCCACAAAGGGATTCACTCACGAGAAAGACCTTatgaatgcatggagtgtggaaagacctttacttgTAGCAATAAACTTAATTCCCACAAGAGGATTCACTCAGGAGAAAGaccttataaatgcatggagtgtggaaagagttttacTCGTAGCAGTCATCTTAATTCCCACAAGGGGATTCACTCAGGAGAAAGaccttataaatgcatggagtgtggaaagtccTTTACTTGTAGCAGTAATCTTAAttcccacaagaggatccactcaggagagaagccatatcaatgcatcgagtgtggaaagagctttactcgTAGTAATGGTCTTAATTCCCACAAGAGGAGCCACACAAGAGTCATATAA
- the LOC131191226 gene encoding zinc finger protein 436-like, whose translation MALENLARPLVDIKTCGDPWVHFGALLETREKMEGQNPADAEIRKGPPAAQPWSCGKNGASPGWRSHQEASNNSEVQCCHFRKVQFQEGSRPRDVCTQLHYLCRQWLQPEKHTKAQMLDLVLLEQFLAVLPPEMARWVRECGAETSSQAVSLAEGFLLTQEEENMQEELQKSMEAVTEYPKEGKDSFRSSQELLFRENFQKDQSQDTMQVSRKLSSEFLESPVYAGVEGLAEPLLQDVVSFEDVAVYFSEEEWSQLDADQKELYREVMLENSRNLFSLGFNGQENKNCKEECQAIHLKGGKREFEDQMQPKTDETKQSQSGINNGFPLVSWLPNHTVIETGESTYISMECGKRFNKSDHLVSHKKKNSEEKPNTCRECGKSFRKSSHLASHNRIHKRVRPYNCLECGKTFTRSSHLNSHKRIHTGEKLYECMECGKTFCFNHSFIRHQRNHKGERPYKCVKCGKTFTCSSSLNSHNLIHTGEKPYQCMECGKGFRKSGNLNTHKRIHTGEKPYQCMECGKSFCYNRSFITHQMNHKGERPYKCMECGKTFACSSYLNSHKRIHSGERPYECMECGKTFICSSYLNSHKRIHTEKPYQCMECGKTFCYNRSLLTHQMNHKGERPYKCMECGKTFICSSYLSSHKRIHTVESPYKCVECGQGFKRSCDLMSHKRIHTGEKTI comes from the exons ATGGCCTTGGAAAATTTGGCCAGACCTCTTGTGGACATAAAGACCTGTGGAGATCCATGGGTCCATTTTGGAGCTTTATTAGAGACCAGAGAGAAGATGGAGGGACAAAACCCAGCAGATGCAGAAATTAGAAAAGGCCCCCCAGCTGCTCAGCCTTGGAGCTGTGGGAAGAATGGGGCAAGTCCTGGATGGAGGAGCCACCAAGAGGCATCCAATAATTCTGAGGTCCAATGCTGTCACTTCAGAAAAGTGCAGTTTCAGGAGGGGAGCCGTCCCCGAGATGTTTGCACTCAGCTTCACTACCTTTGTCGTCAGTGGCTGCAACCAGAAAAACACACCAAGgctcagatgctggacctggtgctcCTGGAGCAATTCCTGGCTGTCCTTCCCCCAGAGATGGCAAGatgggtgcgggagtgtggagcagagaccagttcCCAGGCGGTGTCCCTGGCCGAAGGCTTCTTGCTGACTCAGGAGGAGGAAAACATGCAAGAAGAGTTGCAG AAATCCATGGAAGCTGTGACGGAGTATCCTAAGGAGGGGAAAGATTCATTCAGATCTTCTCAAGAGCTGCTCTTCAGGGAGAACTTCCAGAAAGATCAAAGTCAAGACACTATGCAAG TGAGTAGAAAGCTGTCTTCGGAGTTTTTAGAATCACCTGTTTATGCTGGAGTGGAAGGATTAGCTGAACCGCTACTTCAG GATGTTGTGTCTTTTGAGGATGTGGCCGtgtatttctctgaggaggaGTGGTCTCAACTGGATGCTGACCAAAAAGAGCTCTACAGAGAAGTCATGCTGGAGAACTCCAGGAATCTGTTTTCTCTGG gctTTAATGGGCAAGAAAATAAGAATTGCAAGGAGGAATGCCAAGCGATCCATttgaaaggggggaaaagggaATTTGAAGATCAAATGCAACCAAAGACTGATGAAACAAAGCAATCACAAAGTGGAATTAACAATGGTTTTCCTCTGGTCAGTTGGCTTCCTAACCATACAGTGATCGAGACAGGGGAAAGTACATATATatccatggagtgtggaaagaggttCAATAAATCCGATCATCTCGTttctcataaaaagaaaaattcagaagAGAAACCAAATACCTGTagggagtgtggaaagagttttagGAAGAGTAGTCATCTTGCCTCCCATAATAGGATTCACAAAAGAGTAAGACCTTATAAttgcttggagtgtggaaagacctttactcGTAGCAGTCATCTTAAttcccacaagaggatccacacaggagagaagctatATGAATGCATGGAGTGCGGAAAGACCTTCTGCTTTAATCACTCTTTTATAAGACATCAAAGGAATCACAAAGGAGAAAGACCTTATAAATGCGTGAAGTGTGGAAAAACCTTTACTTGTAGCAGTAGTCTGAATTCCCATAATTTGATCcatacaggagagaagccatatcaatgcatggagtgtggaaagggttTTAGGAAGAGTGGTAATCTTAATActcacaagaggatccacacaggagagaaaccgtatcaatgcatggagtgtggaaagtccTTCTGTTATAATCGTTCTTTTATAACCCATCAAATGAATCACAAAGGGGAAAGaccttataaatgcatggagtgtggaaagacctttgcttgtAGCAGTTATCTTAATTCCCACAAGAGAATCCACTCAGGAGAAAGACCTTatgaatgcatggagtgtggaaagacctttattTGTAGCAGTTATCTTAAttcccacaagaggatccacacagagaAACcgtatcaatgcatggagtgtggaaagaccttctgTTATAATCGTTCTTTATTAACCCATCAAATGAATCACAAAGGAGAAAGaccttataaatgcatggagtgtggaaagacttttATTTGTAGCAGTTATCTTAGttcccacaagaggatccacacagtagAAAGCCCTTATAAATGTGTGGAATGTGGACAGGGCTTTAAAAGGAGTTGTGATCTCAtgtcccataaaaggatccatactGGAGAAAAAACCATATGA